Within the Magnetococcus sp. PR-3 genome, the region GTCCAGACATCGGTCGTCACCAAATCGGCCTGATCCACCCCCTGACGGGGATCCCGCACCAAGGTGATGGAACCATCCACCTCACGCTCAGAAAGCTCCTTACGGGCCGCTGAGAGGATATCTGCATCGGGTTCATAGTCATGGGGGCAAGCCAGGGTCAAATGGAACCCATGACGCACAGCCGCCTGGATCCAGGTATTGGCCATGTTGTTGCCATCTCCAATCCAGGCAACCCGTTTACCTTTGAGAGATCCACGTTTCTCTTCATAGGTAAAGATATCTGCCAGCACCTGACAGGGATGCAGGGTATCCGTTAGACCATTGATCACCGGAACACTGGCATACTCCGCCATAATCTCAACATTGGCCTGTTCAAAGGTACGTACCATGATGCAATCCACATAACGGGAAAGCACCCGGGCACTGTCCTTTACCCCCTCACCACGCCCCAATTGAATATCCCGCGCAGATAAAAACAGCGCTTTACCACCCAGTTGGAACATCCCGGCTTCAAAAGAAACACGGGTACGGGTTGAGGATTTTTCAAAAAGCATAGCCAGGGTACGGCCATCCAGTGTACGCACAGGCTCATGCTTCTCTAGCTTCTGCTTGAGGGTAGCAGCCCGTTGAAAAAGTGCGGTGAACTGCCCACTGTCCAGGTCGGTCAGTGCCAGAAGGTCCCGCTTTGGTTGCGTGTTGTTGCCCATAACGACTTCGCCACGTTGTTGGCGTTTCTCCGTGCTCAGGAGAAACTTAGAATAGATCGGAGAGTACTTCCGCCAAAATTGCCACCCCTTGGTCAATCTCCTCTTCCGAGATCACCAATGGTGGTAAAAAGCGCAGGATGGTACCCATGCAACAGTTAATCAACAAACCACGGGAGAGACAGATAGAAGCCACCTCTTCACCGGGTGCATTCAGCTCTACAGCCACCATCAAGCCCTGGCCACGCACCTGCTTGACCATGCGGCGCCCTTCGGCCATCTGGCGGAGCGCATTCATGAAATATTCACCCCGTGCCTGCACCTGGGGTAAAAAGTCATCGCTCAACATAACATCCAAGGTAGCCAGACCGGCAGCAGCACTCAGGGGGTTGCCACCAAAGGTGGAACCATGGGTACCCGGTGCAAAGGCTGCCGCAATCTCGCGCTTAGCCAAGCAGGCCCCCATGGGAACCCCAGAAGCCAACGCCTTGGAAGCGGTCATAATATCCGGTGTGACATCACTCCACTGGTGGGCCCACATCTTACCGGTACGCCCCATACCAGACTGAACTTCATCCAGAACCAGCAGAATATCCTTACGATCACACAGATCACGTAACTTGTTCAGGTAATCCCCATCGGGCACCCGAATACCGGACTCACCCTGGATCGGCTCCAACATAATGGCAGCCGTATAGGGGCCAATGGCTTTTTCCATGGCCTCCAGGTCATTGAACGGTACATAGCGGAACCCAGGCACCAAAGGCTCAAAACCCGCCTGAACCTTCTCCTGCCCCGATGCGGTCAAGGTAGCCAGGGTACGGCCATGGAAGGAGTTGGTTGCCGTAATGATCTCGTAACGACCTGGCTGCCCGCGATCCTTCATATATTTACGCACCAGCTTAATGGCCGCTTCGTTGGCGTCGGCACCGCTGTTGCTAAAAAAGACCTGGTCGGCAAAACAGGAGCTGATCAACCGCTCCCCTAAGGCTTCCTGATTGGGAATACGGTAGAGGTTGGAAGTGTGGGTCAGCTTGGCCACCTGGGTTTGAACCGCCTCAACCACAGCAGGATGGCTGTGACCTAAGTTATTCACCCCAATACCGGACAGAAAATCCAAATAGGCCCGTCCGTTGGTATCCCAAAGACGCACCCCTTCACCCCGTTCAAAGGCGACTGGATACCGTCCATAGGTGGACATGATCGAACCGGTTTTGTCGTTCATGATCCCCAAGCTCCCCTAACCAACATACCGCTCTCGGTAAGAGAGCCTATAAATTTACCCACGGTATGGATCGCTTTTCATCCCCACGACCATCCCGCACATAGAATTCCGAAAAAACACTCTTTTTACCTGATCTGGGCCGGTTTATCTAGCC harbors:
- the argF gene encoding ornithine carbamoyltransferase, which encodes MGNNTQPKRDLLALTDLDSGQFTALFQRAATLKQKLEKHEPVRTLDGRTLAMLFEKSSTRTRVSFEAGMFQLGGKALFLSARDIQLGRGEGVKDSARVLSRYVDCIMVRTFEQANVEIMAEYASVPVINGLTDTLHPCQVLADIFTYEEKRGSLKGKRVAWIGDGNNMANTWIQAAVRHGFHLTLACPHDYEPDADILSAARKELSEREVDGSITLVRDPRQGVDQADLVTTDVWTSMGQEEENTKRKEVFASYQVDSGLMAAADPDALFMHCLPAHRGEEVTAAVLEGSQSVVWDEAENRLHVQKAILELLVLGDLPVEA
- a CDS encoding aspartate aminotransferase family protein; the encoded protein is MNDKTGSIMSTYGRYPVAFERGEGVRLWDTNGRAYLDFLSGIGVNNLGHSHPAVVEAVQTQVAKLTHTSNLYRIPNQEALGERLISSCFADQVFFSNSGADANEAAIKLVRKYMKDRGQPGRYEIITATNSFHGRTLATLTASGQEKVQAGFEPLVPGFRYVPFNDLEAMEKAIGPYTAAIMLEPIQGESGIRVPDGDYLNKLRDLCDRKDILLVLDEVQSGMGRTGKMWAHQWSDVTPDIMTASKALASGVPMGACLAKREIAAAFAPGTHGSTFGGNPLSAAAGLATLDVMLSDDFLPQVQARGEYFMNALRQMAEGRRMVKQVRGQGLMVAVELNAPGEEVASICLSRGLLINCCMGTILRFLPPLVISEEEIDQGVAILAEVLSDLF